A single region of the Amphiprion ocellaris isolate individual 3 ecotype Okinawa chromosome 4, ASM2253959v1, whole genome shotgun sequence genome encodes:
- the tlr3 gene encoding toll-like receptor 3 isoform X1 codes for MCTPRSCLLSWTLVMCCLMMGPKHCMAFEKQNSCRVLDGRADCSHLSLGEVPPDLPGNIFSLDVSHNRLVRIPPASVKLYPGLIHLDAGYNSISKLDEGVCQTLPLLQTLNLKHNQVHLLKKEDLRHCSNLTWLNMASNRLKLQGETFSALQEHGGKYLITRVKSLKFLDVSKNQLQSAKLGLEPQLPQLVKLNLGFNDFTVLKRDDFSFLNQSSFLQVLNLSSVSLKTFEAGCFKPISGLRTLILDESKMGTLVISKLCSVLSGTAIDVLSLKKMKLITLTNATFTGLMKTNLTFLDLSGNGMSKIEEGSFQWLSRLQTLIMSDNNLKRLTKNTFQGLKSLKKLQLTKALVKSRSSPIPIIEDFSFQPLSALESLILETTSAQEITENTFTGLTSLTELDMSWSSYASLKIITNKTLISLADSPVRKLNLIGTALTQIKNGSFSSLRNLTVLLLDHNFINQNLTGREFEGLDNIQEIYMSYNYQSVTLSSRSFVNVPSLRVLTLGKSLRAEALNQDPSPFRFLTNLNILDLSNNNIANIKENMLEGLVNLKVLKLQHNNLARLWKSANLGGPVFFLKHTPNLINLQLDSNGFDEIPLEALRGLTNLTELSLSNNLLNSLKDSVFDDLTSLRFFRLQKNLITTVRPEVFKIPMSNLTVLVMDKNPFDCTCESILWFTTWLNNTNTTSVPGLKDQYMCNTPLAYFNHSIMDFYPLSCKDMTPFQALYILSSTAVISLIVMALLVRFHGWRIQFYWIILINRTLGYSDATVEEGREFEYDAYVIYSEQDANWVERRLVPLENERCWFCLEDRDSIIGMPQLESIMDNMNKSRKILFVVTESLLKDPWCRRFKVYQALHQVIEASRDSVVLVFLQDVHDYRLSRSLFLRRGMLRSCCVLDWPVHKERIPAFHQKLLIALGMTNRLQE; via the exons ATGTGCACCCCTCGTTCCTGTCTCCTATCATGGACCCTTGTCATGTGTTGTTTAATGATGGGACCGAAACACTGCATGGCCTTCGAGAAGCAAAATTCCTGCCGTGTGCTAGATGGCAGAGCTGACTGCAGTCACCTCAGCCTCGGAGAAGTTCCTCCAGATCTTCCCGGGAACATCTTCAGCTTGGACGTATCTCACAACAGATTGGTGAGAATTCCTCCTGCGTCAGTAAAGCTGTACCCAGGCCTCATCCACCTCGATGCCGGCTACAACAGCATCTCCAAGCTGGACGAGGGTGTGTGCCAGACACTGCCTCTGCTGCAGACACTGAACCTGAAACATAACCAAGTGCATTTGCTGAAGAAAGAGGATCTGAGACATTGCAGCAATCTAACATGGCTGAATATGGCCAGCAACAGGCTAAAGCTACAAGGAGAGACGTTCTCTGCACTGCAG GAACATGGAGGAAAGTATCTCATCACCAGAGTGAAG AGCCTGAAATTTCTCGATGTTTCCAAAAACCAACTGCAGTCAGCCAAGCTCGGCTTGGAGCCTCAACTGCCCCAGTTAGTGAAACTCAATCTGGGATTCAACGACTTCACGGTTCTGAAGAGAGACGACTTTTCCTTCCTCAACCAGTCGTCATTCCTACAGGTCCTCAACCTGTCGTCGGTGTCTCTAAAAACA TTCGAGGCCGGTTGCTTTAAACCCATCTCAGGCCTTCGTACTTTAATCCTGGATGAGAGCAAAATGGGCACTCTGGTCATTTCCAAGCTCTGCTCTGTGCTGTCTGGGACTGCCATCGATGTCCTGTCCCTGAAGAAGATGAAACTGATCACACTGACAAATGCAACCTTCACAGGACTGATGAAAACAAACCTAACCTTCCTGGATCTATCCGGTAATGGCATGAGCAAAATTGAAGAAGGCTCATTCCAGTGGCTGTCCAGACTTCAGACTCTCATTATGTCAGACAACAACCTCAAGCGTTTGACCAAGAACACCTTTCAGGGgctcaaaagtttaaaaaaactccAACTGACAAAAGCACTGGTGAAAAGTCGCAGCTCCCCCATCCCCATTATTGAGGATTTCTCTTTCCAACCATTAAGTGCTCTGGAGAGTTTGATATTAGAGACAACTTCAGCTCAGGAGATCACAGAGAACACCTTTACAGGCCTGACAAGTCTTACAGAACTCGATATGAGCTGGAGTAGTTACGCATCACTCAAAATCATTACCAATAAGACCTTAATCTCACTTGCAGATTCACCAGTTAGAAAGCTAAATCTGATAGGAACAGCTTTAACCCAAATAAAAAACGGAAGCTTCTCTTCTTTGAGAAACCTCACAGTTCTTCTTTTAGATCACAACTTCATCAACCAAAATCTCACCGGCAGAGAATTTGAAGGCCTAGATAACATTCAGGAGATTTACATGAGCTACAACTACCAGTCGGTTACCCTGAGCTCTAGATCATTTGTTAATGTACCCAGTCTTAGAGTCCTGACTTTGGGAAAGAGTCTTAGAGCCGAAGCTTTGAACCAGGATCCGTCTCCGTTCAGGTTCCTGACCAACCTTAACATCTTGGATCTGAGCAACAACAACATCGCTAACATCAAAGAAAACATGCTGGAGGGGCTCGTGAACCTGAAGGTACTGAAACTCCAACACAACAACTTAGCCCGGTTGTGGAAGAGTGCCAACCTCGGTGGGCCGGTGTTTTTTCTCAAACATACGCCAAACCTGATAAACTTGCAGCTGGATTCGAACGGATTTGATGAGATTCCTCTGGAGGCTCTCAGAGGTTTGACAAACCTCACTGAGCTCAGCCTCAGTAACAATCTCTTAAACAGCCTGAAGGACTCGGTGTTTGATGATCTGACCTCACTGCGTTTTTTTCGTTTGCAGAAGAACCTGATCACAACTGTGAGGCCCGAAGTGTTCAAAATCCCTATGAGCAACCTCACCGTGCTCGTCATGGACAAAAATCCATTTGACTGCACATGTGAGAGCATCCTGTGGTTCACGACATGGTTGAATAACACAAATACGACCAGTGTTCCAGGACTCAAGGACCAGTATATGTGCAACACCCCGCTAGCTTACTTTAACCACTCCATCATGGATTTTTACCCGCTCTCTTGCAAAGATATGACCCCATTTCAGGCTCTTTACATACTGAGCAGCACCGCTGTCATCTCGCTAATTGTGATGGCACTTCTGGTGCGCTTCCATGGCTGGAGGATTCAATTCTATTGGATTATACTGATCAATCGCACATTAGGGTATAGTGACGCCACAGTTGAAGAGGGCAGAGAATTTGAGTATGATGCTTATGTCATTTATTCAGAGCAGGACGCCAATTGGGTGGAGAGGAGACTGGTCCCTCTGGAGAATGAAAGGTGCTGGTTTTGTTTGGAGGACCGAGATTCAATTATTGGCATGCCACAGCTCGAATCCATCATGGATAATATGAACAAGTCCAGAAAAATCTTGTTTGTCGTCACTGAAAGTCTTCTCAAAGATCCCTGGTGCAGACG GTTTAAAGTCTACCAGGCCCTTCACCAGGTCATCGAAGCCAGCAGGGACTCGGTTGTTTTGGTCTTTCTGCAGGACGTGCACGACTACAGGTTATCTCGCTCCCTGTTCCTCCGCAGAGGCATGCTGCGTTCATGTTGCGTCCTGGACTGGCCTGTCCACAAGGAGAGGATACCGGCCTTTCACCAGAAGCTCCTTATTGCACTCGGCATGACAAATCGACTGCAGGAGTGA
- the tlr3 gene encoding toll-like receptor 3 isoform X2: protein MCTPRSCLLSWTLVMCCLMMGPKHCMAFEKQNSCRVLDGRADCSHLSLGEVPPDLPGNIFSLDVSHNRLVRIPPASVKLYPGLIHLDAGYNSISKLDEGVCQTLPLLQTLNLKHNQVHLLKKEDLRHCSNLTWLNMASNRLKLQGETFSALQSLKFLDVSKNQLQSAKLGLEPQLPQLVKLNLGFNDFTVLKRDDFSFLNQSSFLQVLNLSSVSLKTFEAGCFKPISGLRTLILDESKMGTLVISKLCSVLSGTAIDVLSLKKMKLITLTNATFTGLMKTNLTFLDLSGNGMSKIEEGSFQWLSRLQTLIMSDNNLKRLTKNTFQGLKSLKKLQLTKALVKSRSSPIPIIEDFSFQPLSALESLILETTSAQEITENTFTGLTSLTELDMSWSSYASLKIITNKTLISLADSPVRKLNLIGTALTQIKNGSFSSLRNLTVLLLDHNFINQNLTGREFEGLDNIQEIYMSYNYQSVTLSSRSFVNVPSLRVLTLGKSLRAEALNQDPSPFRFLTNLNILDLSNNNIANIKENMLEGLVNLKVLKLQHNNLARLWKSANLGGPVFFLKHTPNLINLQLDSNGFDEIPLEALRGLTNLTELSLSNNLLNSLKDSVFDDLTSLRFFRLQKNLITTVRPEVFKIPMSNLTVLVMDKNPFDCTCESILWFTTWLNNTNTTSVPGLKDQYMCNTPLAYFNHSIMDFYPLSCKDMTPFQALYILSSTAVISLIVMALLVRFHGWRIQFYWIILINRTLGYSDATVEEGREFEYDAYVIYSEQDANWVERRLVPLENERCWFCLEDRDSIIGMPQLESIMDNMNKSRKILFVVTESLLKDPWCRRFKVYQALHQVIEASRDSVVLVFLQDVHDYRLSRSLFLRRGMLRSCCVLDWPVHKERIPAFHQKLLIALGMTNRLQE from the exons ATGTGCACCCCTCGTTCCTGTCTCCTATCATGGACCCTTGTCATGTGTTGTTTAATGATGGGACCGAAACACTGCATGGCCTTCGAGAAGCAAAATTCCTGCCGTGTGCTAGATGGCAGAGCTGACTGCAGTCACCTCAGCCTCGGAGAAGTTCCTCCAGATCTTCCCGGGAACATCTTCAGCTTGGACGTATCTCACAACAGATTGGTGAGAATTCCTCCTGCGTCAGTAAAGCTGTACCCAGGCCTCATCCACCTCGATGCCGGCTACAACAGCATCTCCAAGCTGGACGAGGGTGTGTGCCAGACACTGCCTCTGCTGCAGACACTGAACCTGAAACATAACCAAGTGCATTTGCTGAAGAAAGAGGATCTGAGACATTGCAGCAATCTAACATGGCTGAATATGGCCAGCAACAGGCTAAAGCTACAAGGAGAGACGTTCTCTGCACTGCAG AGCCTGAAATTTCTCGATGTTTCCAAAAACCAACTGCAGTCAGCCAAGCTCGGCTTGGAGCCTCAACTGCCCCAGTTAGTGAAACTCAATCTGGGATTCAACGACTTCACGGTTCTGAAGAGAGACGACTTTTCCTTCCTCAACCAGTCGTCATTCCTACAGGTCCTCAACCTGTCGTCGGTGTCTCTAAAAACA TTCGAGGCCGGTTGCTTTAAACCCATCTCAGGCCTTCGTACTTTAATCCTGGATGAGAGCAAAATGGGCACTCTGGTCATTTCCAAGCTCTGCTCTGTGCTGTCTGGGACTGCCATCGATGTCCTGTCCCTGAAGAAGATGAAACTGATCACACTGACAAATGCAACCTTCACAGGACTGATGAAAACAAACCTAACCTTCCTGGATCTATCCGGTAATGGCATGAGCAAAATTGAAGAAGGCTCATTCCAGTGGCTGTCCAGACTTCAGACTCTCATTATGTCAGACAACAACCTCAAGCGTTTGACCAAGAACACCTTTCAGGGgctcaaaagtttaaaaaaactccAACTGACAAAAGCACTGGTGAAAAGTCGCAGCTCCCCCATCCCCATTATTGAGGATTTCTCTTTCCAACCATTAAGTGCTCTGGAGAGTTTGATATTAGAGACAACTTCAGCTCAGGAGATCACAGAGAACACCTTTACAGGCCTGACAAGTCTTACAGAACTCGATATGAGCTGGAGTAGTTACGCATCACTCAAAATCATTACCAATAAGACCTTAATCTCACTTGCAGATTCACCAGTTAGAAAGCTAAATCTGATAGGAACAGCTTTAACCCAAATAAAAAACGGAAGCTTCTCTTCTTTGAGAAACCTCACAGTTCTTCTTTTAGATCACAACTTCATCAACCAAAATCTCACCGGCAGAGAATTTGAAGGCCTAGATAACATTCAGGAGATTTACATGAGCTACAACTACCAGTCGGTTACCCTGAGCTCTAGATCATTTGTTAATGTACCCAGTCTTAGAGTCCTGACTTTGGGAAAGAGTCTTAGAGCCGAAGCTTTGAACCAGGATCCGTCTCCGTTCAGGTTCCTGACCAACCTTAACATCTTGGATCTGAGCAACAACAACATCGCTAACATCAAAGAAAACATGCTGGAGGGGCTCGTGAACCTGAAGGTACTGAAACTCCAACACAACAACTTAGCCCGGTTGTGGAAGAGTGCCAACCTCGGTGGGCCGGTGTTTTTTCTCAAACATACGCCAAACCTGATAAACTTGCAGCTGGATTCGAACGGATTTGATGAGATTCCTCTGGAGGCTCTCAGAGGTTTGACAAACCTCACTGAGCTCAGCCTCAGTAACAATCTCTTAAACAGCCTGAAGGACTCGGTGTTTGATGATCTGACCTCACTGCGTTTTTTTCGTTTGCAGAAGAACCTGATCACAACTGTGAGGCCCGAAGTGTTCAAAATCCCTATGAGCAACCTCACCGTGCTCGTCATGGACAAAAATCCATTTGACTGCACATGTGAGAGCATCCTGTGGTTCACGACATGGTTGAATAACACAAATACGACCAGTGTTCCAGGACTCAAGGACCAGTATATGTGCAACACCCCGCTAGCTTACTTTAACCACTCCATCATGGATTTTTACCCGCTCTCTTGCAAAGATATGACCCCATTTCAGGCTCTTTACATACTGAGCAGCACCGCTGTCATCTCGCTAATTGTGATGGCACTTCTGGTGCGCTTCCATGGCTGGAGGATTCAATTCTATTGGATTATACTGATCAATCGCACATTAGGGTATAGTGACGCCACAGTTGAAGAGGGCAGAGAATTTGAGTATGATGCTTATGTCATTTATTCAGAGCAGGACGCCAATTGGGTGGAGAGGAGACTGGTCCCTCTGGAGAATGAAAGGTGCTGGTTTTGTTTGGAGGACCGAGATTCAATTATTGGCATGCCACAGCTCGAATCCATCATGGATAATATGAACAAGTCCAGAAAAATCTTGTTTGTCGTCACTGAAAGTCTTCTCAAAGATCCCTGGTGCAGACG GTTTAAAGTCTACCAGGCCCTTCACCAGGTCATCGAAGCCAGCAGGGACTCGGTTGTTTTGGTCTTTCTGCAGGACGTGCACGACTACAGGTTATCTCGCTCCCTGTTCCTCCGCAGAGGCATGCTGCGTTCATGTTGCGTCCTGGACTGGCCTGTCCACAAGGAGAGGATACCGGCCTTTCACCAGAAGCTCCTTATTGCACTCGGCATGACAAATCGACTGCAGGAGTGA